The Ruminococcus bovis genome includes a region encoding these proteins:
- a CDS encoding integrase core domain-containing protein: MKSPFEIELNKLGINHKLIPPRTPWHNGKVERSHRNDQRYFYDWETFKNIEELNTKLKGHLEWSNNKTMRTLEYKVQCSY, from the coding sequence GTGAAAAGTCCTTTTGAAATAGAATTGAACAAATTAGGTATAAATCATAAATTAATACCACCACGAACACCTTGGCACAATGGGAAGGTAGAAAGAAGTCATAGAAACGACCAAAGATATTTCTATGATTGGGAAACATTCAAAAATATTGAAGAATTAAATACAAAGTTAAAAGGACATTTAGAATGGAGTAATAACAAGACAATGAGAACACTTGAATACAAAGTCCAATGCAGTTATTGA